The nucleotide window GACCACCTGCCGGTCGAACAGAAGATACACGTCACTGCGCGGCCGCCGCAGCAGATGATCGAAGCGCGGAAGCGCGTCGCGTCGGTGTTGGTCGCGCACGGATTCTGTCAGACAATCACGTTCAGCTTTTTGCCGACGAGTCAGGCCGAGGCGTTCGCGGATGGTTTGACCGTGCTCAAGGTGGACGAGGAAAAGAAGAAAGCCGAGCCCGCCCTGCGGCCGAGTCTGCTGGCAAGTCTGCTGGCGTGCCGGAAGACAAATCAGGATGCGGGAAATCACAACGTGAGACTCTTCGAAATCGGTCAGACGTTCGCCGCCAACGACGCCGGCTTTGTCGAGTCGCGCCGGCTCGCACTGCTCGCCGACGCCGAGAAACCCGCGGAGGCGATGCGTGCGATGCGCGGGACGATCGAGGAACTGCTCGTCTCGGTCGGCATGACCAATCGCTACCGTATCATCGAAGCGCCGATGACGCCCACGTGGGCCGCGCCGGCGGCGGCGGTCATCGACGCCCGCGATGCGAAGCGCGTCATCGGCATGTACGGGCTCGTGTCGGCGGCGATGTTGAAATCGTTCGATCTGCAAACGCCGGTCGTGCTTGCGGAACTGGATTACCCGAGCGTGGTCAGCGCGTACCCTGCCCAGCCGACGGTGGGCGAACTGCCGCGCTATCCGGCGATCGAACGCGACCTTTCCGTCATCGTCGAGGAAGCGACGGCCTGGGCGGCGATCGAGAAGACGATTTGCGAGGCGAAGCCGGCGCTCCTCGAAACGGTGAATTTCGTGACGGTGTATCGGGGCAAACCAATTGAGAAGGGCCGCAAATCCGTGACGCTGCGCATGACCTTCCGCGACCCGAGTCGTACGCTTGAGCATGACGAAGTCAGCGGGCAGATGCAGTCGGTCATCGGCAAACTGCGCGACGAACTGGGCGCGACGCTGCGGGATTGAGGCAAGCTCGAATCGAAAGCTGTGGCACAGCCGCCCTCGGCTGTGTTTTTCTTCATGGATGACATTCGCATGGCCGGGGCGATCGTACTACGGGCCGATGCGGCGGGTTGTTTAAGAGCGGCGCCGATCGATGAACTTCTGAATCGCTTCCGGATAAGCGAGGCATTCCTGCTCGAAAACGCGGGCGGCGACATCGTCGGGGGTATCGGTGGGCAGGACGGGGCAGCGACGTTGGACGAGGACGGGGCCGTGATCGTAGATGTTGTCGCAGAGGTGAACGGTGCAGCCGGTTTCGGTTTCATGGTTGGCGACGACGGCCTCGTGAACGTGATGCCCGTACATGCCCTTGCCGCCATATTGGGGAAGCAGCGCCGGGTGAATGTTCATGACGCGACCGGCAAAATCATCCGGAATGCGCAGAAGCGACAAAAACCCGGCAAGACAGACGAGGTCAATATGATGCGGACGAACCAGCGACCAGATCGCATCGGAAAACGCCTGCACGTCAGCGAACTGTTTGCGGGCGACCAATTCGACATGCAGGCCGCGCTGTTTGGCGCGTTCGATGCCGGCGGCGTCGGGGCGGCTGGCGATGACAAGTTCGATCGTCGCGTTCAGCTTGCCGGCGTCGATGCGGTCGGCGATGTTGAGCATGGTGCGGCCGCCGCCGCTGATGAGCATGGCCATTCGCAATGGGGCATCGGTGCGTGAGGTCATGGCGGTATGATACTCGCGTGAACGAACTTCGCACACGACTGGCTCCCTCGCCGACGGGCGCGCTGCATCTGGGCAACGTGCGCACGTTTTTGATCAACTGGGCAATGGCGCGGCGAAACGGATGGAAGATCGTCATGCGCATCGAGGATCTGGACGGTCCGCGCGTCAAGCGCGGGGCGGATCGCGAGGCGATGGACGTGCTGGCATGGCTCGGCATCGACTGGGACGAAGGACCGACGTATCAGCGGCAAGACCTGTCACCGTATTGGGCGGCGATGCATGAATTGGCGAAGATCGGCGCGGTATATCCGTGTCGATGCACACGGACGCAGATCGAGTCGGCCCAGTCGGCGCCGCATGGCGATGAGCACGAACTGCGCTATCCGGGCACGTGCCGCGGTCACGAAGGCGAAGCGATTGCGTACGACCCGGCGACGACGGAGATCGCATGGCGCGTGTACACGCCCGATGAAGCCACGCGTTTTACCGATCTTTTCGCAGGCGCTCAGACGTTCAATATCCATCAATCCATCGGCGATTTCGTCATCGCGACGAAGGCGGGGTTGCCGGCGTATCAGCTTGCCGTGGTCGTCGATGATGCGGCCCAGCGGGTCACGCACATTGTGCGCGGCGACGATCTCATCAGTTCGACGCCGCGGCAGATGCTGCTGCGGAAACTGCTGGGCATCGCGCCGGAGCCGGAGTATTATCACCTGCCGTTGGTGCTCGGCGAAGATGGTCGGCGGCTGGCCAAACGGCACGGCGACACGCGCGTCGTCACTTACCGGCAGCGCGGCGTGACGCCCGAACGGATCATCGGACTGATGGCCCATTGGTGCGGAGGGGGCGAGCGCGAGCCGATGTCGGCGGCGACGTTCATGGAACGATTCGAGATCGATCGGCTGCCGCACGAAGCGGTGACGTACACGCAAAAGGATGAGCAATGGCTCATGCAATGAAACTCACGACGCTCGCCCTCTTGCTGTTGCTCGTCGGCTGCAAGGAGACGCCAACCGCGCCGCCGGACAAGATTCAGGTCACGCTCGGG belongs to Planctomycetota bacterium and includes:
- a CDS encoding tRNA glutamyl-Q(34) synthetase GluQRS — its product is MGHRCVRSWRYDTRVNELRTRLAPSPTGALHLGNVRTFLINWAMARRNGWKIVMRIEDLDGPRVKRGADREAMDVLAWLGIDWDEGPTYQRQDLSPYWAAMHELAKIGAVYPCRCTRTQIESAQSAPHGDEHELRYPGTCRGHEGEAIAYDPATTEIAWRVYTPDEATRFTDLFAGAQTFNIHQSIGDFVIATKAGLPAYQLAVVVDDAAQRVTHIVRGDDLISSTPRQMLLRKLLGIAPEPEYYHLPLVLGEDGRRLAKRHGDTRVVTYRQRGVTPERIIGLMAHWCGGGEREPMSAATFMERFEIDRLPHEAVTYTQKDEQWLMQ
- the purN gene encoding phosphoribosylglycinamide formyltransferase — translated: MTSRTDAPLRMAMLISGGGRTMLNIADRIDAGKLNATIELVIASRPDAAGIERAKQRGLHVELVARKQFADVQAFSDAIWSLVRPHHIDLVCLAGFLSLLRIPDDFAGRVMNIHPALLPQYGGKGMYGHHVHEAVVANHETETGCTVHLCDNIYDHGPVLVQRRCPVLPTDTPDDVAARVFEQECLAYPEAIQKFIDRRRS